A genomic window from Erythrobacter sp. BLCC-B19 includes:
- the tuf gene encoding elongation factor Tu — translation MAKEKFQRNKPHCNIGTIGHVDHGKTTLTAAITKVMAETYGGSAVDFANIDKAPEERERGITISTAHVEYESAARHYAHVDCPGHADYVKNMITGAAQMDGAILVVNAADGPMPQTREHILLARQVGVPALVVYMNKVDQVDDEEILELVELEVRELLSSYDFDGDNIPIVKGSALAALEGRDDNIGKDSVIALIEAVDSYIPQPDRPVDKSFLMPIEDVFSISGRGTVVTGRIETGIVNVGDEVEIVGIKDTRKTTVTGVEMFRKLLDRGEAGDNVGALIRGVAREEVERGQVLAKPGTVTPHTEFSAEVYVLSKDEGGRHTPFFANYRPQFYFRTTDVTGEVILPEGTEMVMPGDNVTIGVKLIAPIAMDEGLRFAIREGGRTVGSGVVAKITK, via the coding sequence ATGGCCAAGGAAAAGTTCCAGCGGAATAAGCCGCACTGCAACATCGGCACCATCGGTCACGTTGACCATGGCAAGACCACCCTGACCGCCGCGATCACCAAGGTGATGGCTGAAACCTACGGCGGCAGCGCCGTGGACTTCGCCAACATCGACAAGGCTCCGGAAGAGCGCGAGCGCGGCATCACCATCTCGACCGCGCACGTCGAGTACGAATCGGCTGCCCGTCACTACGCGCACGTCGACTGCCCGGGTCACGCTGACTACGTGAAGAACATGATCACCGGTGCCGCCCAGATGGACGGCGCGATCCTGGTCGTGAACGCCGCTGACGGCCCGATGCCCCAGACCCGTGAGCACATCCTGCTCGCCCGTCAGGTCGGCGTGCCGGCGCTGGTCGTGTACATGAACAAGGTCGACCAGGTTGACGACGAGGAAATCCTCGAGCTCGTCGAACTGGAAGTGCGCGAGCTGCTGAGCTCGTACGACTTCGACGGCGACAACATTCCGATCGTCAAGGGTTCGGCTCTGGCCGCTCTCGAAGGCCGTGATGACAACATCGGCAAGGACTCGGTCATCGCCCTGATCGAAGCCGTCGACAGCTACATCCCGCAGCCCGACCGTCCGGTCGACAAGAGCTTCCTGATGCCGATCGAAGACGTGTTCTCGATCTCGGGTCGCGGCACCGTGGTGACCGGCCGTATCGAAACCGGCATCGTGAACGTCGGCGACGAAGTCGAAATCGTCGGCATCAAGGACACCCGCAAGACCACCGTCACCGGCGTGGAAATGTTCCGCAAGCTGCTCGATCGCGGTGAAGCTGGCGACAACGTCGGCGCCCTGATCCGCGGCGTGGCCCGTGAAGAAGTCGAGCGCGGCCAGGTTCTCGCCAAGCCGGGCACCGTGACCCCGCACACCGAGTTCTCGGCCGAGGTCTACGTGCTGTCGAAGGACGAAGGTGGCCGTCACACGCCGTTCTTCGCCAACTACCGCCCGCAGTTCTACTTCCGCACCACCGACGTGACCGGCGAAGTGATCCTTCCCGAAGGCACCGAAATGGTGATGCCGGGCGACAACGTGACCATCGGCGTCAAGCTGATCGCGCCGATCGCCATGGACGAAGGTCTGCGCTTCGCGATCCGCGAAGGTGGCCGCACCGTGGGTTCGGGCGTCGTCGCCAAGATCACCAAGTAA
- the rpsJ gene encoding 30S ribosomal protein S10: MEAQNIRIRLKAFDHRVLDQATGEIADTARRTGALIRGPIPLPTRIEKFTVNRGPHVDKKSREQFEVRTYKRLLDIVQPNAQTVDALMKLDLAAGVNVEIKLA; encoded by the coding sequence ATGGAAGCTCAGAATATCCGTATTCGCCTCAAGGCGTTCGACCACCGCGTTCTCGACCAGGCCACTGGTGAGATCGCTGACACGGCCCGCCGCACCGGCGCGCTTATTCGCGGCCCCATTCCCCTGCCGACGCGTATCGAGAAGTTCACCGTGAACCGCGGCCCGCACGTCGACAAGAAGTCGCGCGAGCAGTTCGAGGTGCGCACCTACAAGCGGCTGCTCGACATCGTGCAGCCCAACGCCCAGACCGTGGACGCGCTGATGAAGCTCGATCTGGCTGCCGGCGTGAACGTCGAGATCAAGCTGGCCTAA
- the rplC gene encoding 50S ribosomal protein L3: MRTGVIAKKVGMTRLFQEDGRHVPVTVLSLEDCQVVSHRTEDRDGYYAVQLGAGEAKQKNVAKPQREHFAKADVGLKKKVAEFRVDSEDALVPVGATISAEHFVAGQMVDITGHTQGKGFAGAMKRWGFGGMRATHGVSISHRAHGSTGNRQDPGRVFKGKKMAGHMGDRQRTQQNLEIVRTDAERGLLFVKGSVPGAKNGWLLVRDAVKLKAPADLPFPGAVLDKNKAPVADETPVAVEAVEIDTAATEENKEG, translated from the coding sequence ATGCGCACCGGCGTTATCGCAAAGAAAGTCGGGATGACCCGCCTCTTCCAGGAGGACGGACGGCACGTGCCTGTGACCGTTCTGTCGCTGGAAGATTGCCAGGTGGTCTCGCATCGCACCGAAGACCGCGACGGCTATTACGCCGTCCAGCTCGGCGCGGGCGAAGCCAAGCAGAAGAACGTTGCCAAGCCGCAGCGTGAACATTTCGCCAAGGCCGATGTCGGCCTGAAGAAGAAGGTCGCGGAATTCCGCGTGGACAGCGAAGATGCGCTCGTCCCCGTCGGTGCCACGATCAGCGCCGAACATTTCGTCGCGGGCCAGATGGTCGACATCACCGGCCACACGCAGGGCAAGGGCTTTGCGGGCGCGATGAAGCGCTGGGGCTTCGGCGGTATGCGCGCCACCCACGGCGTTTCGATCTCGCACCGTGCCCATGGTTCGACCGGTAACCGTCAGGATCCGGGCCGCGTGTTCAAGGGCAAGAAGATGGCCGGCCACATGGGCGACCGTCAGCGCACCCAGCAGAACCTCGAAATCGTCCGCACCGACGCCGAGCGCGGTCTGCTGTTCGTCAAGGGCTCGGTCCCGGGCGCGAAGAACGGCTGGCTGCTCGTGCGCGACGCGGTGAAGCTCAAGGCTCCGGCTGATCTGCCGTTCCCGGGTGCTGTGCTCGACAAGAACAAGGCTCCCGTCGCTGACGAGACCCCCGTGGCTGTCGAGGCTGTCGAAATCGACACCGCGGCCACCGAAGAAAACAAGGAAGGCTGA
- the rplD gene encoding 50S ribosomal protein L4, producing the protein MKIKVQNIAGGKASGDIELSDDVFGIEPRADILHRVVTWQLENRRGTARPTRERSDVARTGKKFGKQKGGGTARHGDRAAPIFIGGGKAHGARKRDFEQSLNKKVRALGLKMALSTKAKNGLVVVDSLELADAKTKALKGHLTKAGLTGKVLVIDGEQVDAGFKKAAGNLPGINVLPAIGANVYDILNHDTLVLTKAAVEKLEARFNG; encoded by the coding sequence ATGAAGATCAAGGTTCAGAACATCGCAGGCGGCAAGGCCTCGGGCGACATCGAACTGTCGGATGACGTGTTCGGCATCGAGCCGCGCGCCGACATCCTGCACCGCGTCGTGACCTGGCAGCTCGAAAACCGCCGCGGCACCGCCCGCCCGACGCGCGAGCGTTCGGACGTGGCCCGCACCGGCAAGAAGTTCGGCAAGCAGAAGGGCGGCGGCACCGCCCGTCACGGCGACCGCGCGGCTCCGATCTTCATCGGCGGCGGTAAGGCCCACGGCGCCCGCAAGCGTGACTTCGAGCAGTCGCTCAACAAGAAGGTCCGTGCGCTGGGTCTCAAGATGGCGCTCTCGACCAAGGCCAAGAACGGCCTCGTCGTGGTCGACAGCCTCGAACTCGCCGACGCCAAGACCAAGGCGCTCAAGGGTCACCTCACCAAGGCCGGCCTGACCGGCAAGGTGCTGGTGATCGACGGCGAGCAGGTCGATGCGGGCTTCAAGAAGGCCGCCGGCAACCTGCCGGGCATCAACGTGCTCCCCGCGATCGGTGCCAATGTCTACGACATCCTCAACCACGACACCCTGGTGCTGACCAAGGCTGCGGTTGAAAAGCTGGAGGCGCGTTTCAATGGCTAA
- a CDS encoding 50S ribosomal protein L23 yields the protein MAKKQTVDARHYDVIIAPHITEKSTLASENNAVVFKVAKDATKPQIKEAIEAIYDKKVVAVNTLVQKGKTKRWKGKAYQRSDVKKAIVTLAEGEMIDITSGI from the coding sequence ATGGCTAAGAAGCAGACCGTCGACGCGCGTCACTACGATGTGATCATCGCGCCGCACATCACCGAAAAGTCGACCCTCGCGTCGGAAAACAACGCCGTGGTCTTCAAGGTCGCCAAGGACGCGACCAAGCCGCAGATCAAGGAAGCGATCGAGGCGATCTACGACAAGAAGGTCGTCGCCGTGAACACCCTGGTCCAGAAGGGCAAGACCAAGCGCTGGAAGGGCAAGGCCTACCAGCGTTCCGACGTGAAGAAGGCCATTGTCACCCTCGCCGAGGGTGAAATGATCGACATCACCAGCGGTATCTGA
- the rplB gene encoding 50S ribosomal protein L2, which yields MALKNYKPTSPARRGLILVDKSALYKGKPVKALTEGKRKTGGRNNKGHVTSRGIAGGHKQKYRFIDFKRRKWDMPATVERLEYDPNRTAFIALVKYEDGEQAYILAPQRLAVGDQVVAGEKVDTKPGNAMLLGQMPVGTICHNVEMKPGKGGQIARSAGTYVQVVGRDRAFVIVRLNSGEQRYLRADCMGTVGAVSNPDNANQNFAKAGRSRWMGKRPLTRGVAKNPVDHPHGGGEGRTSGGRHPVTPWGKPTKGARTRHNKQTDKMIIRSRHAKKKR from the coding sequence ATGGCACTCAAGAACTACAAGCCGACCAGTCCCGCCCGTCGCGGCCTGATTCTGGTCGACAAGTCGGCGCTGTACAAGGGCAAGCCCGTCAAGGCTCTGACCGAAGGTAAGCGCAAGACCGGTGGCCGCAACAACAAGGGTCACGTCACCTCGCGCGGGATCGCCGGGGGCCACAAGCAGAAGTACCGCTTCATCGACTTCAAGCGTCGCAAGTGGGACATGCCGGCCACCGTCGAGCGTCTGGAATATGACCCCAACCGCACCGCCTTCATCGCGCTGGTGAAGTACGAAGACGGTGAGCAGGCCTACATCCTCGCGCCGCAGCGTCTTGCTGTCGGTGACCAGGTTGTGGCCGGCGAAAAGGTCGACACCAAGCCGGGCAACGCGATGCTGCTGGGTCAGATGCCGGTCGGCACGATCTGCCACAACGTCGAGATGAAGCCGGGCAAGGGTGGCCAGATCGCCCGTTCGGCCGGCACCTATGTGCAGGTCGTCGGCCGTGACCGCGCTTTCGTGATCGTCCGCCTCAACTCGGGCGAACAGCGTTACCTGCGCGCCGATTGCATGGGCACGGTGGGTGCGGTGTCGAACCCCGACAACGCCAACCAGAACTTTGCCAAGGCCGGCCGCTCGCGCTGGATGGGCAAGCGTCCGCTGACTCGCGGCGTTGCGAAGAACCCGGTCGACCACCCGCACGGTGGTGGTGAAGGCCGGACCTCCGGTGGTCGCCATCCGGTGACCCCGTGGGGCAAGCCGACCAAGGGTGCCCGCACGCGCCACAACAAGCAGACGGACAAGATGATCATCCGTTCGCGTCACGCGAAGAAGAAGAGGTAA
- the rpsS gene encoding 30S ribosomal protein S19: MARSVWKGPFVELSLLKKAETAQETTNAKPIKTWSRRSTILPQFVGLTFNVYNGHKFIPVSVSEEMVGHKLGEFAPTRTFPGHAADKKGKR; encoded by the coding sequence ATGGCACGTTCCGTCTGGAAAGGTCCGTTTGTCGAGCTGAGCCTGCTCAAGAAGGCAGAAACGGCGCAGGAAACCACGAATGCCAAGCCGATCAAGACCTGGTCGCGGCGTTCGACGATCCTGCCGCAGTTCGTCGGGCTCACCTTCAATGTCTACAACGGGCACAAGTTCATTCCCGTTTCGGTTTCGGAAGAAATGGTCGGCCACAAGCTTGGTGAATTTGCGCCCACGCGCACCTTCCCCGGTCACGCTGCCGACAAGAAGGGCAAGCGCTAA
- the rplV gene encoding 50S ribosomal protein L22: protein MGKAKAPRRVGDNEALAVGTTIRGSAQKLNLVAALIRGKKAEEAMNILAFSKRAMARDASKVLASAIANAENNHNLDVDALIVAEASVGKSVTMKRFHTRGRGKSTRILKPFSRLRIVVREAEEA, encoded by the coding sequence ATGGGCAAGGCTAAGGCACCCCGCCGCGTGGGCGACAACGAGGCGCTGGCCGTCGGCACCACGATCCGTGGTTCGGCGCAGAAGCTCAACCTCGTTGCGGCCCTGATCCGTGGCAAGAAGGCCGAAGAGGCGATGAACATCCTCGCCTTTTCGAAGCGGGCGATGGCGCGCGATGCGAGCAAGGTGCTCGCTTCGGCGATCGCCAACGCTGAAAACAACCACAACCTCGATGTCGACGCGCTGATCGTCGCTGAAGCGAGCGTGGGCAAGTCGGTGACGATGAAGCGCTTCCACACCCGTGGTCGCGGCAAGTCGACCCGGATCCTCAAGCCGTTCTCGCGTCTGCGGATCGTCGTTCGCGAAGCAGAGGAGGCCTAA
- the rpsC gene encoding 30S ribosomal protein S3: protein MGQKSNPIGLRLQINRTWDSRWYAEGRDYAQLLKEDIAIRKYIMKNLPQAAVSKVVIERPAKLCRVSIFAARPGVIIGKKGADIEKLRSKLATMTASDVKLNIVEIRKPEIDAKLVAQGIADQLVRRVAFRRAMKRAVQSALRLGAEGIKIVCGGRLGGAEIARVEWYREGRVPLHTLRANIDYAETEALTAYGIIGIKVWIFKGEILAHDPTAQDRLMMEAQTSGVRPAR, encoded by the coding sequence ATGGGTCAGAAGAGCAATCCGATCGGTCTGCGCCTGCAGATCAACCGCACCTGGGACAGCCGCTGGTACGCCGAAGGGCGTGACTATGCCCAGCTGCTCAAGGAAGACATCGCGATCCGCAAGTACATCATGAAGAACCTGCCGCAGGCGGCGGTTTCGAAGGTGGTGATCGAGCGTCCGGCCAAGCTGTGCCGCGTTTCGATCTTTGCGGCGCGTCCGGGTGTCATCATCGGCAAGAAGGGCGCGGACATCGAAAAGCTGCGCTCGAAGCTGGCGACCATGACCGCGAGCGACGTGAAGCTGAACATCGTCGAGATCCGCAAGCCGGAAATTGACGCGAAGCTCGTCGCGCAGGGCATTGCCGATCAGCTGGTGCGCCGCGTGGCGTTCCGCCGTGCGATGAAGCGCGCGGTGCAGTCGGCGCTGCGTCTGGGTGCCGAAGGCATCAAGATCGTGTGCGGTGGCCGTCTCGGCGGGGCGGAAATCGCCCGCGTCGAATGGTATCGCGAAGGCCGCGTGCCGCTTCACACCCTGCGTGCGAACATCGATTACGCCGAGACCGAGGCGCTGACCGCCTACGGGATCATCGGGATCAAGGTGTGGATCTTCAAGGGCGAGATCCTCGCTCACGATCCGACCGCGCAGGACCGCCTGATGATGGAAGCCCAGACTTCCGGCGTCCGTCCGGCTCGCTGA
- the rplP gene encoding 50S ribosomal protein L16, translating to MLQPKKTKFRKQFKGRIKGDAKGGTTLNFGSYGLKALEPERVTARQIEAARRAITRHIKRQGRLWIRVFPDVPVSKKPAEVRQGKGKGSVEYWAAKVKPGRILFELDGVAGPLAAEAFERAAMKLPIKTKVVARLGDTSHLGGE from the coding sequence ATGTTGCAACCGAAAAAGACCAAGTTCCGCAAGCAGTTCAAGGGCCGGATCAAGGGCGATGCCAAGGGCGGCACCACCCTGAACTTCGGTTCCTACGGGCTGAAGGCTCTGGAACCCGAGCGTGTCACCGCCCGCCAGATCGAAGCGGCTCGCCGTGCGATCACCCGCCACATCAAGCGTCAGGGTCGTCTCTGGATCCGCGTGTTCCCCGATGTGCCCGTGTCGAAGAAGCCTGCCGAAGTCCGTCAGGGTAAGGGCAAGGGTTCGGTCGAATACTGGGCTGCCAAGGTGAAGCCGGGCCGCATCCTGTTCGAACTCGACGGCGTTGCCGGCCCGCTGGCCGCTGAAGCGTTCGAGCGCGCAGCGATGAAGCTGCCGATCAAGACCAAGGTTGTCGCCCGTCTCGGCGACACCAGCCACCTGGGAGGCGAATAA
- the rpmC gene encoding 50S ribosomal protein L29 translates to MADIADLRTKTDDQLTAELTELKREQFNLRFQAATNQLEAPSRIRQVRRTIAQIKTLQSERAAKAAAAKA, encoded by the coding sequence ATGGCCGATATCGCGGACCTTCGCACCAAGACCGATGATCAGCTGACCGCCGAGCTCACCGAGCTCAAGCGCGAGCAGTTCAATCTGCGGTTCCAGGCTGCGACCAACCAGCTCGAGGCTCCCTCGCGCATCCGTCAGGTGCGCCGGACCATCGCGCAGATCAAGACGCTGCAGAGCGAGCGTGCGGCCAAGGCCGCCGCCGCCAAGGCGTAA
- the rpsQ gene encoding 30S ribosomal protein S17: MPKRILVGTVTSDKTDKTVTVKVERKVRHPLYGKIIRRSKKYHAHDELNEYTVGDVVRIEETRPMSKTKTWIVKDRVVAGGVQAVEADLDVAAAGN; encoded by the coding sequence ATGCCCAAGCGCATCCTCGTCGGGACTGTGACCTCCGACAAGACTGACAAGACCGTGACCGTGAAGGTCGAACGCAAGGTGCGTCACCCGCTCTACGGGAAGATCATCCGTCGTTCGAAGAAGTATCACGCGCACGACGAGCTGAACGAATACACCGTGGGTGACGTGGTGCGGATCGAAGAGACCCGCCCGATGTCGAAGACCAAGACCTGGATCGTCAAGGACCGGGTCGTGGCGGGTGGCGTGCAGGCGGTGGAAGCCGACCTCGACGTCGCAGCTGCCGGTAACTGA
- the rplN gene encoding 50S ribosomal protein L14: MIQMQSNLDVADNSGAKRVQCIKVLGGSKRRTAGVGDVIVVSIKEAQPRTKVKKGDVHRAVIVRTRKDVRRPDGTVIRFDTNAAVLVNKNEEPIGTRIFGPVVRELRGKGFMKIISLAPEVL, encoded by the coding sequence ATGATCCAGATGCAATCCAATCTCGACGTCGCGGACAACAGCGGCGCCAAGCGCGTCCAGTGCATCAAGGTGCTGGGTGGCTCGAAGCGTCGTACCGCAGGCGTTGGGGACGTGATCGTCGTCTCCATCAAGGAGGCGCAGCCGCGCACCAAGGTCAAGAAGGGTGACGTTCACCGTGCGGTGATCGTGCGCACCCGCAAGGACGTGCGTCGTCCGGATGGCACCGTCATCCGCTTCGACACCAACGCTGCGGTGCTCGTGAACAAGAACGAGGAGCCGATCGGCACCCGTATCTTTGGCCCGGTGGTGCGCGAACTGCGCGGCAAGGGCTTCATGAAGATCATCTCGCTCGCGCCGGAGGTGCTGTAA
- the rplX gene encoding 50S ribosomal protein L24 encodes MAAAKIKKGDSVVVLSGKDKGRTGTVAQVMPKDGKVVVDGVNIVARHRKPSQANPQGGIDRFAAPMAISKVALADPKTGKATRVRFEMKDGKKVRVAVKSGETIDG; translated from the coding sequence ATGGCCGCCGCTAAGATCAAGAAGGGTGACAGCGTCGTCGTGCTGTCGGGCAAGGACAAGGGCCGCACCGGTACGGTCGCTCAGGTCATGCCGAAGGACGGCAAAGTCGTTGTCGATGGCGTCAACATCGTCGCCCGTCACCGCAAGCCCAGCCAGGCCAACCCTCAGGGTGGCATCGATCGCTTCGCCGCGCCGATGGCCATTTCGAAGGTTGCTCTCGCTGATCCCAAGACCGGCAAGGCCACCCGCGTCCGCTTCGAAATGAAGGACGGCAAGAAGGTGCGCGTTGCTGTCAAGAGTGGGGAGACCATCGATGGCTGA
- the rplE gene encoding 50S ribosomal protein L5 translates to MADYTARMKAKYDNEIVKAMTEKFGYKNRMEVPKLEKITLNMGVGEASQDKKKVQTAAEEMALIAGQKPVITIAKKSIAQFKLREGMPIGCKVTLRRERMYEFLDRLVTVAMPRIRDFRGLNAKSFDGRGNYAMGLKEQIVFPEISYDKIEKVRGMDIIVTTTAKTDEEARELLRLFGFPFAGEAKTEQKEAA, encoded by the coding sequence ATGGCTGATTACACCGCCCGGATGAAGGCCAAGTACGATAACGAAATCGTCAAGGCCATGACCGAGAAGTTCGGCTACAAGAACCGCATGGAAGTGCCCAAGCTCGAGAAGATCACGCTCAACATGGGCGTAGGCGAGGCGAGCCAGGACAAGAAGAAGGTTCAGACCGCCGCCGAGGAAATGGCGCTGATCGCCGGCCAGAAGCCGGTCATCACCATCGCCAAGAAGTCGATCGCGCAGTTCAAGCTGCGTGAAGGCATGCCGATCGGCTGCAAGGTGACTCTGCGCCGTGAGCGGATGTACGAATTTCTCGACCGTCTCGTCACTGTCGCCATGCCGCGCATCCGCGACTTCCGCGGGCTGAACGCCAAGTCGTTCGACGGCCGCGGCAACTACGCGATGGGGCTGAAGGAACAGATCGTGTTCCCCGAGATCAGCTACGACAAGATCGAGAAGGTGCGTGGGATGGACATCATCGTCACCACCACCGCCAAGACCGACGAAGAGGCGCGCGAGCTGCTGCGTCTTTTCGGCTTCCCCTTCGCGGGCGAAGCCAAGACCGAACAGAAGGAAGCGGCGTAA
- the rpsN gene encoding 30S ribosomal protein S14 — MAKLSSINKNERRKKLVKQYAAKYEKLKAIADDESLDETERLMARLKMAELPRNANPTRVRNRCATTGRPRGYYRKFGINRIELRDLGNKGLIPGLTKSSW, encoded by the coding sequence ATGGCGAAACTGAGTTCCATCAACAAGAATGAGCGTCGCAAGAAGCTCGTCAAGCAGTACGCTGCGAAGTACGAGAAGCTGAAGGCGATTGCCGATGATGAAAGCCTCGACGAGACCGAGCGCCTCATGGCCCGGCTCAAGATGGCCGAGCTTCCGCGCAACGCGAACCCGACCCGGGTGCGCAACCGTTGCGCCACCACCGGCCGCCCCCGCGGCTATTACCGCAAGTTCGGCATCAACCGTATCGAACTGCGCGACCTCGGCAACAAGGGCCTGATTCCGGGCCTGACCAAGTCGAGCTGGTGA